From a single Shewanella donghaensis genomic region:
- a CDS encoding alkene reductase produces the protein MSATLFESFKLNSTLTLSNKILMAPLTRCMADDELVPTQTMADYYARRADAGLIISEATIIRPDAQGYPNTPGLYTQAQIEGWKVVTAAVKEKGGKIFAQLWHTGRVAHSYFFPGGEVISASNLGLEGNLSRMRELTYQTPKAATTADISQLVEDYAIAAANAIEAGFDGVEIHGANGYLVDQFLHHSSNNRTDDYGQTPENMSRFALEVIDAISERIGSDRTAIRLSPGAYFNIEPDSRDRQVFDYLLSQLEPRNLAFIHLGIFDDSMEFDYLGGKASSYLRQHYNQTIVGVGSYTAETGSEAISNDKFDLLAIGRAFIANPDYVEKVRNGLELTEYEDGMLKELV, from the coding sequence ATGTCAGCGACACTATTTGAATCTTTTAAACTGAATAGCACCCTAACACTGAGCAATAAGATATTAATGGCGCCCTTAACGCGCTGTATGGCTGATGACGAGTTAGTTCCAACCCAAACGATGGCAGACTATTACGCCCGCCGTGCTGATGCAGGATTAATCATAAGTGAAGCAACAATAATACGACCAGATGCTCAGGGTTACCCGAATACGCCAGGTTTATACACCCAGGCTCAAATCGAAGGCTGGAAAGTGGTCACTGCCGCAGTGAAAGAGAAGGGCGGTAAAATATTCGCTCAACTTTGGCATACGGGCCGAGTGGCGCATTCGTATTTCTTTCCCGGTGGAGAGGTTATTTCAGCATCGAACTTAGGTTTAGAGGGGAATCTATCGCGTATGCGAGAACTTACATATCAAACCCCAAAAGCGGCAACAACAGCGGATATTAGTCAGTTAGTTGAGGATTATGCCATCGCTGCAGCAAACGCAATTGAAGCAGGCTTTGATGGCGTAGAAATACATGGTGCTAATGGCTATTTGGTTGATCAATTTTTACATCACTCTTCTAATAACCGCACCGATGATTATGGTCAAACGCCTGAGAACATGTCACGTTTTGCATTAGAGGTTATTGACGCGATAAGCGAAAGAATTGGTAGCGACAGAACGGCAATTAGATTATCACCAGGTGCGTATTTCAACATAGAGCCGGATAGCCGCGATCGTCAGGTATTTGATTATTTGTTATCACAACTTGAACCCCGCAATTTAGCCTTTATTCACCTTGGTATTTTTGATGATTCAATGGAGTTTGATTATTTAGGCGGTAAAGCATCAAGTTACCTTCGTCAGCATTACAATCAAACGATTGTCGGTGTTGGAAGCTATACCGCTGAGACCGGCAGCGAAGCTATCAGTAATGATAAATTTGATTTACTGGCCATTGGCCGCGCTTTCATTGCTAACCCCGACTATGTTGAGAAGGTGCGTAATGGTCTCGAGCTAACAGAGTATGAAGATGGCATGCTCAAAGAGTTGGTTTAA
- a CDS encoding EAL domain-containing protein codes for MSLVTHYLHKWNIRLSILLALVCLLPIQNWLISTMTADALSPHDINLTLPLADDFYRHNAITPDTRINKVFVSGSFSDWYSDDPFYEMLPTSAQQWHYALPVHPGDIEYKLVLHVEGQDNPIWILDPNNPQIATNPWGGENSVLYIFDWIKAGSMMQFIMLSIIGALLLFCVLEPFLYWLLHLRMPFYRKLVISNVIILVCAQIVFFGYQLQQNRQLIKLSVSDTLHNMHLLLASNNIDFENLDNQQRHISNTIDNFFSQATTRIDKKQNSLFQITLSDFAVLDKNGQLISLHHRRQNESIQQDRAIKLGFVNTEDYFMNGLWAQLIPQAKEQALAGQLLTQKRPRTMRTIETTRTRQAEWVLGFSQLMQPIVYRGQLKGFYGASIQVKLYGAELFNMLFFQLLLLAAILGLASWLLMRVGKIVTKDILTLTNWTQKIVKGDLNQKISINSQDEIQQLAEDFEIMRESLVDSFKKNEQQNTNLFTEAYFNNLTGLPNRKKLYMDLSEQSAESLIAFNINQFGQINDFYGVKTGDAIIKVISERISKVAEMHTVYKTGANEFVVTISKHINDPLLQQLAETIIDDVTRHAIMVNGNEIHINLSAGGAHCIDENYSQLHQHADLARRIALRHFKRYQLFSLSMADPKAFEENMHQSRMLALAVANDAVTPFIQVIQPINGSSEPKFECLMRIKQGDGTYLPPAMFMKTAIQSRIYPQLMQSMLAKSFALFHDQPYEFSVNISLDDIVLQESVNQLLNLLSSFPNIAKRLTFELLESDEITNYSVVADFISKVRPFGCKIAIDDFGAGYSNFVHLLSLDVDIIKIDGSLIQHLDQDKKAQHLVETVSQFAKKMNIQTVAEFVDSDKVLDMVKHYKIDYAQGFLLGKPQPTIAAALGKD; via the coding sequence GTGAGTTTAGTAACTCATTATCTTCATAAATGGAACATTAGGTTAAGTATTTTACTTGCCTTAGTATGCTTATTGCCCATTCAAAACTGGCTTATTAGCACGATGACGGCTGATGCTCTGAGCCCTCATGACATCAATCTTACCCTGCCGCTTGCTGATGATTTTTATCGTCATAATGCCATTACTCCCGACACTAGAATAAACAAGGTCTTTGTCAGTGGTAGTTTTTCAGACTGGTATAGTGATGACCCTTTTTATGAAATGCTGCCAACATCAGCGCAGCAATGGCACTATGCTCTCCCAGTCCACCCCGGAGATATAGAATATAAATTGGTGTTGCATGTTGAAGGCCAAGATAATCCCATTTGGATTCTAGACCCTAACAACCCTCAAATAGCCACCAACCCTTGGGGCGGAGAAAATTCGGTTTTATATATTTTTGACTGGATAAAAGCCGGTTCGATGATGCAGTTTATTATGCTGTCGATAATTGGAGCACTGCTTCTTTTTTGCGTTTTAGAACCCTTTTTATATTGGCTATTACACTTAAGAATGCCCTTTTATCGTAAGCTGGTCATCAGTAATGTCATTATTCTGGTTTGTGCTCAAATTGTATTTTTTGGTTACCAGCTTCAACAGAATAGACAACTTATTAAGCTCTCAGTCAGCGATACGCTACATAATATGCATTTGTTGTTAGCCAGCAACAACATCGATTTTGAAAACCTAGATAATCAACAACGACACATCTCAAATACCATTGATAACTTTTTCTCCCAAGCAACGACCCGCATAGATAAAAAACAAAATAGCTTATTTCAAATCACCCTTTCAGACTTTGCGGTATTAGATAAAAATGGCCAATTAATTAGTTTGCATCACCGACGTCAAAATGAATCAATCCAGCAAGACAGAGCAATAAAACTAGGCTTTGTAAATACTGAAGATTACTTTATGAATGGCTTATGGGCTCAGTTAATACCTCAAGCCAAAGAGCAAGCGCTAGCTGGCCAATTGCTGACTCAAAAACGACCCCGTACGATGCGTACAATTGAAACCACGCGTACTCGTCAAGCTGAATGGGTACTGGGCTTTAGTCAGCTTATGCAACCTATCGTATACCGTGGTCAGCTTAAAGGGTTTTACGGTGCCTCTATTCAGGTAAAACTCTATGGTGCAGAACTCTTCAATATGCTGTTTTTCCAACTACTGCTGTTGGCTGCAATATTAGGTTTAGCCAGTTGGTTATTAATGCGTGTGGGTAAAATCGTCACCAAAGATATTTTAACGCTCACCAATTGGACTCAAAAAATAGTTAAAGGCGATCTTAATCAAAAGATATCCATTAACAGCCAAGATGAAATCCAGCAGCTGGCAGAAGACTTTGAGATCATGCGAGAGTCATTGGTTGATAGCTTTAAAAAAAATGAACAACAAAATACCAACCTGTTTACCGAAGCTTATTTTAATAACCTTACCGGTCTGCCCAACCGTAAAAAGCTTTATATGGACTTGTCGGAGCAATCGGCTGAATCCTTAATAGCATTCAACATCAATCAGTTTGGGCAGATTAATGATTTCTATGGTGTCAAAACGGGCGATGCCATCATTAAAGTAATTTCAGAGCGAATATCTAAAGTCGCTGAGATGCACACGGTTTATAAAACCGGTGCCAATGAATTTGTCGTCACAATAAGTAAACACATTAATGACCCCCTATTACAGCAATTAGCCGAAACCATCATTGATGATGTGACCCGACATGCCATCATGGTTAACGGTAATGAAATTCACATCAACCTCAGTGCCGGTGGTGCACACTGTATTGATGAAAACTACTCTCAACTTCATCAACATGCCGATTTAGCCAGAAGAATAGCCTTAAGGCACTTTAAGCGTTATCAGCTTTTTTCATTATCAATGGCCGACCCCAAAGCATTTGAAGAAAACATGCATCAAAGCCGCATGCTGGCACTCGCAGTGGCAAACGATGCTGTAACCCCATTTATACAAGTCATTCAACCAATCAATGGCAGTTCAGAGCCTAAATTCGAATGCTTAATGCGTATAAAGCAAGGTGATGGCACCTACCTACCACCTGCAATGTTTATGAAAACAGCCATTCAGTCTCGAATTTATCCTCAGTTAATGCAAAGTATGCTGGCAAAATCTTTTGCATTATTTCATGACCAACCTTATGAGTTTTCTGTCAATATTTCTCTTGATGACATTGTGCTACAAGAGTCTGTTAATCAATTACTGAATTTACTCAGTAGCTTTCCAAATATCGCGAAGCGGTTAACCTTTGAGTTACTAGAAAGCGATGAGATAACCAACTACTCGGTTGTCGCTGACTTTATATCTAAGGTAAGACCATTTGGTTGTAAAATTGCCATTGATGATTTTGGTGCTGGTTATTCAAACTTTGTGCATTTGCTGAGTTTAGATGTGGATATCATTAAAATTGACGGTTCACTGATTCAACATTTAGACCAAGATAAAAAGGCTCAGCACTTAGTGGAAACAGTGTCTCAATTCGCTAAAAAAATGAATATTCAAACGGTGGCTGAATTTGTGGATTCTGACAAGGTATTGGATATGGTCAAGCATTACAAAATTGACTACGCACAAGGTTTTTTATTAGGAAAACCACAACCGACAATAGCGGCAGCATTAGGAAAAGATTAA
- a CDS encoding zinc ribbon domain-containing protein YjdM — MSNIPPCPKCESTYVYEDGSQLVCPECAHEWNPNEEIVDPDAIILKDAVGNLLAEEDKVTLIKDLKVKGSSLVLKVGTKAVIKRFVNGDHDIDCKVDGHGQMMLKSKFVRKQS, encoded by the coding sequence ATGAGCAATATCCCACCATGTCCAAAATGTGAATCAACCTATGTTTACGAAGATGGCTCACAGCTAGTTTGTCCAGAATGTGCTCATGAATGGAACCCAAACGAAGAAATCGTTGATCCTGATGCAATAATCTTAAAAGACGCAGTAGGTAATCTACTTGCTGAAGAAGACAAAGTGACGCTAATTAAAGACCTTAAAGTAAAAGGTTCTTCATTAGTGCTTAAAGTAGGTACTAAAGCCGTGATTAAACGTTTTGTAAATGGTGATCATGATATCGATTGTAAAGTTGATGGTCACGGTCAAATGATGCTGAAATCCAAGTTTGTTAGAAAACAAAGCTAA
- a CDS encoding c-type cytochrome, with protein MNRISLLVMLTIVSLNVKADYGPSFEIGKQKAKVCMTCHGEDGISTIDPYPNLRGQKIGYLISSLKDYQSRQRTSGLAILMQQQADALSEQDIKDISYYFSVLGTKKEGE; from the coding sequence ATGAACCGAATATCCCTACTAGTTATGCTTACTATCGTGTCTTTAAATGTTAAAGCTGACTACGGACCATCATTTGAAATCGGTAAACAAAAAGCTAAAGTATGCATGACATGCCATGGCGAAGATGGTATCTCTACTATCGACCCATACCCCAATCTACGTGGCCAAAAAATAGGTTATTTGATTTCCTCCTTAAAAGACTACCAGTCTCGGCAACGAACCAGTGGCTTAGCTATTTTGATGCAACAGCAGGCAGACGCTTTATCTGAGCAAGATATTAAAGATATTTCTTACTACTTTTCAGTTTTGGGTACTAAAAAGGAAGGGGAATAA
- the ccoN gene encoding cytochrome-c oxidase, cbb3-type subunit I: MSQGIELYDVKVVRYFIVAAVAWSVAGMFIGVVLAAQLYWPALNFDSEYIQFGRLRPLHTSGVIYGFVVNMLMGTSLYIAQRTGQTKLFNQSLSWMVFWGWQLVLLLALITLPMGYTSSKEYAELEWPIDLLIVLVWVLYAVLFFGTIAKRKVNHIFVANWFFGAFIIVIGLIFVLNNLAMPASAMKSYSIYAGAQDAIIQWWWGHNAVGFLLTAGIIGMNYYFIPKISERPIYSYRLSVIHFWGLVGFYTWAGTHHLLYSSVPVWVQNIGIVMSLILWLPSWAGAFNSAMTLLQNKEKLKTDYIMWFFMSAILYYCLATFEGPLLAIRWFNMLAHNTEWIIGHVHSAALGWVAMSGIAMFYYFIPRLWGKKELWSNRLLKWHFWLAHLGVALYAIALWVAGIGEGYMWLAQQENGSLAYSFVEAMDFKAPWLFVRFFGGACFVLGLLVMVFNLYKTVSLQQEDIADAK; this comes from the coding sequence ATGTCACAAGGCATAGAGCTTTATGATGTCAAAGTCGTTAGGTATTTTATTGTCGCTGCTGTGGCGTGGTCTGTCGCAGGGATGTTTATCGGGGTGGTACTCGCGGCACAACTTTATTGGCCAGCGCTTAATTTTGATTCTGAATATATTCAGTTTGGCCGCTTGAGGCCTTTGCATACATCAGGGGTTATCTATGGTTTTGTGGTAAACATGCTTATGGGGACTTCGTTATATATCGCCCAAAGAACGGGCCAAACAAAACTGTTTAATCAAAGCTTATCTTGGATGGTGTTTTGGGGTTGGCAATTAGTGCTTTTACTCGCGTTAATAACACTACCTATGGGTTACACCTCGAGTAAAGAGTATGCCGAACTAGAATGGCCAATTGATTTGTTAATTGTGCTGGTGTGGGTGCTGTATGCGGTATTGTTTTTTGGCACGATAGCTAAGCGTAAAGTAAACCACATCTTTGTTGCTAATTGGTTTTTCGGTGCATTTATTATTGTCATCGGTCTTATTTTTGTACTCAATAATTTAGCCATGCCAGCGTCTGCTATGAAGTCTTATTCAATTTATGCTGGGGCGCAAGATGCCATCATTCAATGGTGGTGGGGCCATAACGCGGTTGGCTTTCTGTTAACGGCTGGCATTATCGGTATGAATTACTATTTCATCCCTAAAATTTCTGAACGTCCAATTTACTCATATCGCTTATCTGTAATCCACTTTTGGGGATTAGTGGGTTTTTATACATGGGCGGGAACGCATCATTTGCTTTATTCATCAGTCCCTGTTTGGGTGCAGAATATTGGTATTGTGATGTCTCTTATCTTATGGCTTCCTTCCTGGGCAGGTGCATTTAATAGCGCAATGACGTTACTGCAAAACAAAGAGAAGTTGAAAACAGATTACATCATGTGGTTCTTCATGTCGGCGATTCTTTATTACTGTTTGGCGACATTTGAAGGGCCATTGTTGGCGATTCGTTGGTTTAACATGCTGGCGCATAACACTGAGTGGATCATTGGTCATGTGCATTCTGCTGCACTGGGTTGGGTGGCAATGTCCGGTATCGCGATGTTCTATTATTTTATTCCTAGGCTTTGGGGTAAAAAGGAGCTTTGGTCCAACAGACTACTTAAATGGCATTTTTGGTTAGCGCATTTAGGCGTTGCACTTTATGCCATCGCGCTTTGGGTTGCGGGTATAGGCGAAGGCTATATGTGGCTTGCACAGCAAGAAAACGGTTCATTGGCATACAGTTTTGTTGAAGCGATGGATTTTAAAGCCCCTTGGTTATTTGTGCGATTCTTTGGCGGTGCATGTTTTGTATTAGGTTTGCTGGTAATGGTATTTAATCTTTATAAAACGGTTTCGTTGCAGCAGGAGGATATAGCCGATGCTAAGTAA
- a CDS encoding cbb3-type cytochrome c oxidase subunit II, whose amino-acid sequence MLSKDFTQSLVILIAATIVVASFSILVLIVPNLVRTDEIRATSLAKPLTALEVAGRDIYISEGCHVCHTQMVRNIEPEVKRDGRANKEGDDIYEYPNLWGSKRTGPDLTNLGRKYSAQWQRLHLINPRQVIPTSIMPAYPWLFEQVLSGDDIENKMRVLQGLGVPYTDKEIEQSRLVVKGVTKGEALVHYLQSLGNDTASDQER is encoded by the coding sequence ATGCTAAGTAAAGATTTTACCCAATCGCTCGTTATCCTCATTGCTGCCACTATTGTGGTGGCCAGTTTTTCTATTTTGGTACTTATTGTTCCAAATTTAGTTCGAACAGATGAGATAAGAGCGACCTCATTGGCTAAGCCATTAACCGCTTTAGAAGTAGCGGGTAGAGATATATATATCAGCGAAGGTTGTCATGTTTGTCACACTCAAATGGTGCGTAACATTGAGCCTGAAGTAAAACGTGATGGACGAGCCAATAAAGAAGGGGATGATATTTACGAATATCCGAATCTTTGGGGTTCTAAAAGAACGGGTCCCGATTTAACTAATTTAGGCCGAAAGTATTCGGCTCAGTGGCAGCGTTTACACCTTATTAATCCAAGACAAGTGATACCAACCTCCATAATGCCCGCTTATCCATGGTTATTTGAACAAGTGTTAAGCGGTGACGATATTGAAAACAAAATGCGTGTTCTGCAAGGATTGGGAGTGCCATATACCGATAAAGAAATAGAACAGTCGCGTCTTGTTGTAAAAGGTGTGACGAAAGGAGAGGCTTTGGTTCACTACTTACAAAGCTTAGGGAATGATACAGCCAGCGATCAGGAGCGTTAA
- a CDS encoding c-type cytochrome, with protein sequence MTVFWNTWVVVLILIFLAFMALVVLKYWRTEHTADKDKTIDTFDGIKENDAPPPRIFYLSYLTAFIIAAGFLVLYPGLGNWAGLMGWEQNEDALSSPVTDLNLQMKPLTDLSLIALANNADVTNSGELLFQNHCGACHRANAQGQKHFPNLIDHEWLYGGTEADILYSIEQGRHGAMPGWKGILSEDQILKMSYYIASLQRRNLNAPQVKVDLGKEIFVQYCASCHGDGTVANTDIGAPLLSDDIWLHGGSIEEIKHTIEFGLNNLMPAFSEQLSRNEILAIGAYITAQRNKYDEKLAALDPKSVSRGEYLANAGDCVACHSSESGERFAGGLPFKTPFGMVYSTNITPHFSEGIGDHNYTEFKAALFDGKGKHGYLYPAMPYTSYQYLTDQDTQDLWGYLQSITAVPRQNDQNAMIFPSNIRTGLLGWNLVFMDTDPLSYSAPEHVELNEQELEQWQRGKYWVMGLGHCSECHTPRNLAQALIPEKIFQGNIIDGWNAPNITAQELYEDRWDLVSLTDFLHTGHSSKGSAFAGMADVVKNSTSLMTRDDIETISRYLLVGDRYNTIPDGQKQLSPTGFVESSFSEAQMTAYDMYAETCGACHGADGKGRDPIAPTLLNNGIIMHSDPFNTIAVTIRGLAPTYLDEERNFMPMTSFQNVLSDNELAKLISFVRLYLGDRKEPVTAAQVKEVRQQLEKAGFAGNLHTTPDMYDHKDKDINID encoded by the coding sequence ATGACTGTTTTCTGGAATACTTGGGTCGTTGTACTCATTCTTATCTTTCTCGCCTTTATGGCGTTAGTGGTGCTTAAGTATTGGCGTACTGAGCATACTGCAGATAAAGATAAAACGATAGATACCTTTGATGGTATAAAAGAAAATGATGCTCCACCACCTCGTATATTTTATCTGTCGTATTTGACCGCTTTTATTATTGCAGCAGGATTTTTAGTCTTATATCCGGGGCTGGGTAACTGGGCCGGATTGATGGGGTGGGAGCAAAATGAAGATGCGCTTAGCTCACCTGTTACAGATCTGAACCTTCAAATGAAGCCATTAACCGATCTCAGTTTAATTGCATTAGCCAATAATGCCGATGTTACCAACAGTGGGGAGTTACTGTTTCAAAATCATTGTGGCGCTTGTCATCGCGCGAATGCTCAGGGGCAAAAGCACTTTCCTAACTTGATTGACCATGAATGGCTATATGGCGGAACTGAAGCAGATATTTTGTATTCTATTGAACAGGGACGTCATGGTGCTATGCCTGGCTGGAAAGGCATATTATCCGAAGATCAGATTTTAAAGATGTCTTATTACATTGCTTCGTTACAACGCAGAAATTTAAATGCGCCACAAGTTAAAGTGGATTTAGGCAAAGAGATATTCGTTCAATATTGTGCGAGTTGTCATGGCGATGGCACAGTAGCTAATACTGACATTGGTGCGCCACTATTATCTGATGATATTTGGCTTCATGGCGGTAGCATAGAAGAGATAAAGCACACTATCGAATTTGGTTTAAACAATTTGATGCCCGCGTTTTCAGAACAGTTAAGCCGTAATGAAATTTTGGCTATCGGCGCTTACATTACTGCCCAAAGAAACAAATATGACGAGAAGCTTGCAGCACTTGATCCCAAATCAGTTTCAAGAGGGGAGTACTTGGCTAATGCTGGTGACTGTGTCGCTTGTCATAGCTCTGAAAGTGGTGAGCGTTTTGCTGGCGGGCTGCCTTTTAAAACCCCTTTCGGTATGGTGTATTCAACCAACATAACGCCTCATTTTAGTGAGGGTATTGGTGACCATAATTATACCGAGTTTAAAGCTGCGCTATTTGATGGCAAAGGGAAACATGGGTATTTATATCCTGCAATGCCGTATACCTCTTATCAGTATCTAACCGACCAAGACACGCAAGATTTGTGGGGCTACTTACAGTCGATTACTGCAGTACCGAGACAAAATGATCAAAATGCCATGATATTCCCATCGAATATTCGAACCGGTTTATTGGGTTGGAACTTAGTGTTTATGGATACTGACCCGCTGTCGTATTCGGCACCTGAGCACGTTGAACTTAATGAGCAGGAGCTAGAACAATGGCAAAGAGGCAAGTATTGGGTCATGGGGCTAGGTCATTGCTCTGAATGTCATACTCCAAGGAATTTGGCACAAGCCTTAATCCCAGAGAAAATATTTCAGGGTAATATTATTGATGGTTGGAATGCCCCTAATATTACGGCACAAGAGTTATATGAGGACCGATGGGACTTAGTGTCTTTGACTGACTTCTTACATACAGGGCACTCATCAAAAGGCTCAGCTTTTGCTGGTATGGCAGATGTCGTTAAAAACAGCACCAGCTTAATGACCCGTGATGATATTGAAACCATTTCCCGTTATTTACTGGTGGGCGATCGTTATAACACGATTCCAGATGGTCAAAAGCAGTTATCACCGACAGGGTTTGTTGAATCATCCTTTTCTGAGGCGCAGATGACGGCTTATGACATGTATGCTGAAACATGCGGAGCATGTCATGGTGCAGATGGTAAAGGGCGAGATCCTATAGCGCCAACATTATTAAATAACGGCATCATCATGCATAGCGACCCTTTTAATACTATTGCAGTGACGATTCGTGGATTAGCACCGACATATTTGGATGAAGAGCGAAACTTTATGCCAATGACAAGCTTTCAGAATGTGTTATCTGATAATGAATTAGCAAAACTGATTAGCTTTGTACGTTTGTATTTAGGGGACCGAAAAGAGCCAGTAACAGCAGCTCAGGTTAAAGAGGTTCGGCAGCAGTTAGAAAAAGCAGGTTTTGCAGGAAACCTACATACTACACCTGATATGTACGACCATAAGGATAAGGACATCAATATTGACTAG
- a CDS encoding winged helix-turn-helix domain-containing protein — protein sequence MVYYFDSIEVNTEKVTLIKNGLLINIEPKLFTLLIFFCQNSHRALSRDELINTVWEGRVVSEAAVNRAVGQLRKIIEQDTAKPVYLKTVSKVGYQFVADVKQTYPQTAVKIENESSVNLALSSTNASKSDNKLTLSHRFILSASFLILVSLSIVFVFTKSHITENAHSVEVTKQSPITTTNNSTFNPYFDPLTQDTFVLYKPDPQSFAQIKKLDSQGQSFPITDDSYYYTDVIPHDDTNLLAARLNNLNERKCEIVLINIASQLTQKITDCGQSIINNLVFNSNTNTVYYRYRSKVSHPYSIYSISLSSFRVQQLAIPGATGNGLGYTAFELSPNKQQIAMIEYKSEETDQLQLYDLNTQEVIQHQNVPKGIRSIIWWRSKQLLASNSEGLLNINLSQQLTTMVKSTTGFGRLSIKSEHALLFEKSDTQSNLVNIDLSHLNQIMLTNLVGMNGKAAIANTSERIIFFSKTPLTSKLLIRDVNGGIIDTHFPEKIRHLTTIDWSEDDSKVVASVNDKLYLLNINSMQWNSVKFDFNNVHYVSFIGNEHLLFSAEKNENWNLWSLNLATKETALMTNTEGYSGHIENGYLFYTKFSSKGIFYKEVTTEKEFLLVEGIPVTDWNNWQVNSDNLTYQQGGQLKQYNLKSKETSILYEHAEKPLQYCRTDTHLKAIICELKERSVSNIWQANMESLI from the coding sequence ATGGTTTACTACTTTGATAGTATTGAAGTTAACACTGAAAAAGTCACTTTGATAAAAAATGGTTTATTGATTAATATTGAACCTAAATTATTTACGTTGTTAATATTTTTCTGCCAAAATAGCCATCGAGCATTATCTCGAGATGAGTTAATTAACACAGTATGGGAAGGAAGAGTTGTTTCTGAAGCTGCAGTTAACAGAGCTGTGGGTCAATTAAGAAAAATCATAGAACAAGATACTGCAAAACCCGTATATCTTAAAACTGTCAGTAAAGTGGGATATCAATTTGTTGCTGACGTTAAGCAAACATACCCTCAAACAGCAGTTAAAATTGAGAATGAATCTTCAGTAAATTTAGCTCTATCATCAACCAACGCATCAAAAAGTGATAATAAATTGACTTTAAGTCATCGATTTATTCTCAGTGCGTCTTTTCTCATTCTAGTGAGTTTATCAATCGTTTTTGTCTTTACAAAATCACATATTACTGAGAATGCACATTCTGTTGAAGTGACTAAACAAAGTCCTATAACAACAACGAATAACAGCACCTTCAACCCATATTTTGACCCTTTAACTCAAGACACGTTTGTTTTATATAAACCTGACCCTCAGTCCTTTGCCCAAATTAAAAAGCTTGATTCACAAGGTCAATCATTTCCAATCACTGACGATAGTTATTACTACACAGATGTGATTCCTCATGATGACACTAACCTGCTGGCAGCAAGACTAAACAACCTCAATGAGAGAAAATGTGAAATTGTTTTAATTAATATCGCATCTCAATTAACCCAAAAAATCACTGATTGCGGTCAATCAATCATTAATAACTTGGTATTTAATAGCAATACAAATACTGTTTACTATCGCTACCGTAGCAAGGTAAGCCATCCGTATTCAATATATTCAATTTCGCTTTCCAGTTTCAGGGTTCAACAATTAGCGATACCCGGCGCAACAGGTAACGGGTTAGGTTATACAGCATTTGAGCTTTCACCTAACAAACAACAGATAGCGATGATTGAATACAAGAGTGAAGAGACGGATCAACTACAGCTTTATGATTTAAATACTCAAGAAGTAATTCAGCACCAAAATGTGCCAAAAGGTATCCGGTCGATTATTTGGTGGCGTTCAAAGCAGCTATTAGCCAGTAACTCAGAGGGCTTATTAAATATTAATTTATCGCAGCAACTAACCACTATGGTGAAATCCACTACAGGCTTTGGCAGGCTTTCTATAAAAAGTGAACACGCATTATTATTTGAAAAAAGTGATACACAATCAAATCTAGTAAACATTGATTTAAGCCATTTAAATCAAATCATGTTAACAAACTTGGTTGGTATGAATGGTAAGGCAGCTATTGCCAACACTTCTGAGCGCATCATCTTTTTCAGCAAAACGCCGCTAACCTCTAAGTTACTCATCCGTGACGTCAATGGAGGAATTATTGATACTCATTTCCCTGAAAAAATCAGGCATCTGACAACAATAGATTGGTCTGAAGATGACAGTAAAGTCGTGGCTTCAGTCAATGATAAACTCTACCTTTTAAACATTAACTCAATGCAATGGAATAGCGTCAAGTTTGATTTTAACAATGTGCATTACGTTAGCTTTATAGGAAATGAGCACTTATTATTTAGCGCAGAAAAAAATGAAAACTGGAATCTTTGGTCTTTAAATCTAGCGACAAAAGAAACTGCATTAATGACAAATACCGAAGGCTATAGTGGGCATATTGAAAATGGATATTTATTTTACACAAAGTTCAGTTCTAAAGGGATATTTTATAAAGAGGTGACAACTGAAAAGGAGTTTTTATTAGTTGAAGGTATCCCTGTAACCGATTGGAATAATTGGCAAGTAAATAGTGATAACCTTACTTACCAACAAGGTGGACAGTTAAAACAATATAACCTTAAAAGTAAGGAAACCTCGATACTATATGAACACGCCGAAAAGCCTCTCCAGTATTGTCGAACCGATACTCACTTAAAAGCGATAATATGTGAACTTAAAGAACGCTCAGTTAGTAATATCTGGCAAGCTAACATGGAAAGTTTGATATAA